From a region of the Marasmius oreades isolate 03SP1 chromosome 7, whole genome shotgun sequence genome:
- a CDS encoding uncharacterized protein (MEROPS:MER0030934) — protein MHLSLLLTLASGVTAAAPTVRLGKTTVVGRDVSLLKQDFFGGIPYAEPPLGRLRLTPPVLKTRLSSATFDASNFSRFCLQPGPSPAEMSEDCLTINVFRPSGIPKDVKLPVLAWTHGGGFWRGATNQYNASAIVAQSVSRQTPLIVVSFNYRLGPLGFPQGAEAERECALNLGLKDQLAALEWVQENIEFFGGDKSKVTVFGESAGAIMTAIQFLNPRFSDVARAAIFESGSAASGFEHAPTHRDVGWANFVSGVPECASIANSGASTFDCLKTANSSSILKGVIIAVGNVTTTTGFVPTLDGPGGSLPDRPSRLLKAGRFARLPVIAGTNLDEGTVFAAGYPNMDYGDESLRELIRTVLTPSDVSPQTLNHAIEQLLGLYPDDPTLGSPFNTGNETFGLPQGYKRTAALMGDSIFESQRRIWQQTLANAGVKTYGYLFTQPQPPSALGVAHASEVPFIFGDVTNPSDVQMSRIMIDYWVSFATSLDPNDGKGLTRLSWPQYTYEKQVLLQLNSQNTTVIPDTYRKKQIDFINQNPITFLHKKRLL, from the exons ATGCATCTCTCTCTTTTACTAACTCTTGCTTCTGGGGTGACTGCTGCTGCTCCTACCGTCCGTCTAGGTAAAACGACTGTGGTAGGAAGGGATGTCTCTTTGCTCAAGCAAGATTTCTTTGGCG GCATACCGTACGCAGAGCCTCCATTAGGAAGGCTTCGCCTAACGCCACCCGTGTTGAAAACTAGGCTCAGTAGCGCGACTTTCGACGCGAGTAACTTCAGCCGGTTCTGTTTACAGCCG GGGCCTTCTCCCGCGGAAATGTCAGAGGATTGCTTGACTATCAATGTATTCCGCCCTTCAGGCATTCCAAAGGATGTGAAACTTCCTGTACTTGCCTG GACGCACGGAGGTGGGTTCTGGCGCGGCGCGACAAATCAATACAACGCTAGTGCAATTGTTGCACAAAGTGTTTCTCGG CAAACTCCTCTCATAGTTGTAAGCTTCAACTATCGGCTAGGTCCCTTGGGTTTCCCCCAGGGTGCAGAAGCAGAACGCGAGTGTGCTCTTAATCTCGGTCTGAAAGACCAACTCGCTGCATTGGAATGGGTACAGGAGAATATTGAATTTTTTGGAGGAGATAAGTCTAAG GTAACCGTGTTCGGAGAAAGTGCAGGGGCAATCATGACAGCAATTCAATTCTTGAATCCTCGCTTCTCGGACGTGGCAAGAGCAGCT ATCTTTGAATCAGGTTCTGCTGCGTCAGGCTTCGAACATGCTCCGACCCATCGCGACGTTGGATGGGCGAACTTTGTGAGTGGGGTGCCGGAATGTGCTTCCATCGCAAATTCGGGTGCTAGTACTTTCGATTGCTTGAAGACTGCCAATTCCTCGTCCATTTTGAAGGGTGTGATCATAGCGGTTGGCAACGTCACGACGACTACTGGATTTGTTCCCACTCTCGACGGACCTGGTGGGTCCTTACCCGACCGGCCCTCCCGACTTCTCAAAGCGGGAAGATTTGCACGGCTTCCAGTCATTGCTGGGACTAATCTAGACGAGG GAACTGTTTTCGCGGCCGGATATCCAAACATGGATTACGGGGACGAAAGCCTGCGAGAATTGATACGAACGGTTTTAACCCCATCAGATGTTAGCCCGCAAACTCTCAACCACGCAATCGAGCAGTTACTCGGACTCTACCCCGATGATCCAACATTGGGATCGCCCTTCAACACTGGCAATGAGACATTTGGCCTACCTCAAGGTTATAAGAGAACGGCCGCTCTGA TGGGAGATTCAATCTTTGAATCGCAACGACGTATATGGCAACAGACACTGGCAAATGCTGGGGTAAAAACTTATGGGTATCTATTCACTCAACCACAGCCGCCAAGTGCACTTGGAG TTGCACATGCCTCTGAAGTTCCCTTCATCTTCGGGGATGTCACAAACCCTTCTGACGTACAAATGAGTCGCATCATGATTGATTATTGGGTTTCGTTCGCGACTAGCCTGGACCCTAACGATGGAAAAGGCCTAACGC GACTTTCGTGGCCACAATACACATATGAAAAGCAGGTTCTTTTGCAGCTGAATAGTCAAAACACAACGGTCATTCCTGACACCTACCGAAAGAAACAAATTGACTTTATCAATCAAAATCCCATAACATTCCTTCATAAAAAACGTCTCCTGTAG